The genomic DNA CCTGCTTTTGGTTAGAGCATTAAAATTACGGTAATGATATAACCCACCAGAAACATTAGTGTAAAAAAGGAAAGCCAAGTTCAATACAAAACGTATTCTTGGTTGTGGGCTTCGCCGCAAAAAGAATGGAGATCTAAATGAGTGCCAAGTTCTGTACAAAatccaaatatgtatttataggaacaaaataacattatgaaCAAGTATAAAACTCTATTTCTATGTTTTATTGGATACACCTATAACAATTGCtgtaatttaaaataggtaagATTTGACTTGGCCTGTTTTTATAACCTTAGTCATTGtataatagtccagtcatttggtagttttacctggaaagttttccgggagttttgaaaattggtgaatttatagatttgggtatgctcttttcgaatttcaactttgccacctcgtacaaccgccgctcgcgccgccatattgaaaaaatggcggctaaaaatggttttttattaatatctccgttccgacgcattttacgaaaaaatatttatttacaaaattaaactacaaaaaatttcctacaatttatgtattgataactttttcataaaatcaatagtttttggcgtacgagcgccgcaaagtattattcatctgcaccaccgcGTGTACAAactatgtgttttttttaaatgtatcaattcttaaaaactaattatgatatctcgttcaaaccaattttctttgaaagtttccattaaaatctacagcatatattttttttagttttcttactcacatattttaaaagttagagggcaggacacattcgatagacctcatttttccactttggaagtgtctatctttcaaacaattgattttgccgaaaaatggttttaggaaccatgacgtatttttaatggcctatccatagacaaccatcacggataggttagacgaaaaaaaaatttttgaagaggtgcagtgaccgcgcgctctccgccctctatctcggaaacggtgcaccgtataaaaaaaagtttagacaaaagttgtagagaattttgtattctacaatattggtattaaatgcaaataccaaaaacccataggaaatgagatatttccaaaaaagcgcaaaaaaaacgttttttgggacctttggaccttaaaatttaatagttgcttacaccctaccatatgtaggttttgagacaagtttcaggcagtcaatatacaagtatatacaaaattacagctgggtatctcaaattccgaggtgaaatcctaatttgactggactaatattactctgcggcgctcgtacgccaaaaactattgattttatgaaaaagttatcaatacataaattgtagaaaaaattttctagttaaattttgtaaataaatattttttcgtaaaatgcgtcggaacggagatattaataaaaaaccgtttttaggcgccattttttctatatggcggcgcgagcggcgggcgtacgaggtggcaaagttgaaattcgaaaagagcatacccaaatctataaattcaccaattttcaaaactcccggaaaactttccaggtaaccccctttttatctaccaaatgactggactataaagttattcaacatttttttaatcctgATAATGGTAGGCTAAGTTTAGGTTGGGTACTCTGCTTATAACTAACTACTCAGAAGACATTTGGTAAaaagtgttacattgtataatatgtattatgtgaaTGACGTTCACATCCTATCTTTTCGGGGCAAAGGTATGATGTTATGATGTTATTCACATCGATATCCAGAATATGTACTTTTTCGTACGggaatcatttaaataaaattttcagttGAACAAGACTTTGTCGTAAGGCAGACAAGGTGACAAAATTGATTGCTGTTTGTTGATACTGCCGTAGCAAAGTAGAGGACGTAccaaaaacagaaaaacaatgtaattaaagtaaataatacaaattattatattaaaatatggttttatttaagcatgatggtataaaataaaataaatcatacataaaaaaggtaataaaatagtatgggttttatattttaacaaccGCCTTTCCAATATTGTCGCCTTTCAGCACTCCCACTAAAGCGTCATAGAGATTATCAAAACCTTCCGTGACATGTTCTTTGGCCACTATCTTCCCACTCTGTATCCACTTGATAATCTGATCGAACGCTTCAGGGAATCTATCACGTGAATCCCATACGATATAACCGCTGACTGTTAGTCTACGGTACAATATGGCAGGTTGCAAGATTGCAGCTTTGGGCAAATTGGTTTGATCCTCGTTGTACGAGCTGATGGAACCGACGACTACGACTCGTCCATGTTGGTTCATCTGGTACAAGATGGTGCTGCTCAGCTCTCCGCCGACGTTGTCGTAGTAACAGTCCACTCCCTGCGGAGCAGCTGCTCTCAGTGCAGCCGCGGTGTCGGCAGTCTTGTAGTTGATCGCCTTGTCAAAGCCGATGCTCTCCAGCCACTTGACTTTCTCGTCGGAGCCAGCGAAGCCGATCACCTTGCAGCCCTTGATCTTCGCAATCTGTCCGACCAGAGAGCCCACAGCTCCAGCAGCGCCAGTCACGACCACTGTCTCACCAGGTTTGGGTTTGCAGTGTTCCAGGAATCCAAAGTATGCAGTAACACCTGGCATGCCTACAGCACCAACCGCCAGGGAGTCTGGTAGACCCTTCATGACTGGAAGTTTGTAAATTTTTCCTGTTCGGTGGGGTTCAGCGTAAACTTTGTTGGTATCCAGAATGCAGTAGTCACACCAGCCTTTATGGGAAACCACCTTGGTGCCCACAGGGTAGTCTGCGGCTTTTGTTTCTACCACTACGCCTACATTGTAACCAAACTGGTCGTACTTCTGCTTCGAGCTATAGACCCGCATGTATGGGTCAACGCTCAGCCACTGACTCTTGACCAGAATCTCTCCATCCTTGAGGGGCGGCAGCTCGTGCTCCTCAATTTGGAAATCTTCACGTTTGGGCCAACCCTTGAACTCGTTGACTACGACGTACTTGCGTGCTCTCACCATTGTGATTTTACGATACTGAATAGCGAGTGACTGACGCGCGGGCTATTTATCTGTCTACTGCAAGTGTTATCTTGTCATAACAGAAATATGAATAAGAAATATGATATTAAATGACTTGCATTTGCTATCTCGTGGGATAGAAAAAGAAAGTCATTATAAGTTAATAGTTAAGTAATCGCACAACAATTAAATGATCAAGTTCATTCCCCGAAATCTCATAGGTAGAGGatagtttggaaaatatataaaaaagcgAACCTAAAGCAAAACAGGCACATAGTAAACCTTTCAGTTCCTTGAAAATTCTGTACATCAACAATGTTGGAAAACCCAAAATAAGAATTATGCAATCTTACAAATTATTGCAGCATCTTATCTTTATCATCAGAATGATATAACTTTTTAGTAAATGATTATGATTACAGATATGCAAGTAATAGATACTAGTATTTTCGATATGGTTATAACGATAACACTTCAGGTTCAATAGCCCGTGATTCAGTATCGTAAAGATATTATCATAGAAAGCACATAATTCGAGGAATATCGAATGAATTTTCGAATTTCGAAAACTTGCAACATCATCCTTGTCATTATTAGCCGGAATACGTCCATTGTTGAACAAAGACAAGAGTCTTTGAAAAATATGATATagttttaatgaaagaaatCGAATTCGTACAGCGACAAATAGGTAAATAAGCTCGGTTGTTGTTTATGACCGATTTCTAAGTGGTACCgagataaaataattagaatttgtaacCACTGGatcagtaaatataataatatctcaagAACTTCCGAAAAAGCATGGGACTACGTAGAGCGCTGACAAATTATGTGGATTATAGTAAAGAATAGCAAATGCAAATTGCGTTTTGTTAAGCGTTTAAgtagaacaaaaacaaataggtacatattaattaatttattgggtACCAAAAATCCTATTCTTATAAAAATGCTTAAATATAAAGACTGAAGTAAAtcctaagtataaaatatacaactaCTAATAATACTAAACTGctgtaacaaaatacaaattgctaaaaatattatcacaatCGACTTTGGTACTACGAGTATAATGCTagttacaaatgtattttttgtactGAACTAAGAAAAATCCAATTTCCTCACAATATTTCGTATTTTTCATGAGAGTTTTgaggttttattttcttacctttaAACGTGAATTCATTAATGTTACAGGTTCATAGTAAACTCGAAAAATATGGTAACATTTATAAGTGAAAAACATTCTAAATAAAtcttatatacctacctaatgttAATAGTACCTAAACAAACACAAAGTCGTGTAAGGTTTCCCCAATTTTGATAAGAAATGAATCTTCAGGTGACTTTTCATTCATAAAgatgataaacaaaaatatatcaatgaaTGAATTGCAAGTAAAAATTACACAATGATTTCTAGTACGTTTCGTTTAACACTCAGCAAAATACTTTATCTAAAACAGAAATATATattaagataaagataaaacaCGATTAATAATCCAAGTTGATAGTAAATTCATAAAAgtataacaattattatgatGTTTTAGCCAAATTTGCCGTCGTAGCCCCGTAGCCAAATTTCGTAGCACATCTGCTACGAAGCGTAGCACAATGTTAGTCTTTCATTATTTAACGTATTTTTTGCAAATCACGAATCGATAAGCTACGATTGcttgcataaattataatttattgattacaaTGATCGCGCAAATATTTATCCGAAAGCGGATCAGGTCAACGGGTGATTAAATTATTCCAACACATTTAATTAAGCCGTGTGATGTTGCACAAAACCTTACTTACGATGATAAACGATGATGAACCTTACTTTAAAAGAGCGATTCAGAATCGACTCTATCTTATCCTTTCACCAAACAGTACATTTGTGTTTTGGGTTCATAGGTGAGCCGGGAGGGCACTGGAACTCCCTTGCAAAGTCGTGTGAGTTGGATAGAGTGCCGATGACTCGAAACCGGCCCGGAGAATGCACCGCTGTCTTCAGCTTGTTGCGCATTGCTTCTGGACGCATTGCACCACACCATACCTATGTACAACATAATTGatctttaaataactaaaatatggGTAAGCTAATATAAATCGCAGAGATTCGACTTAAGTAAGTGTAGATACCAACTAATTTTTTAGCATATTTCatattgtagtttttattcaCACCGTATATACTATAGCTTGGGACATTAAGAAACGATGCCACTTCAGTGACTAAGTGACTATTGAAATATGTCTATGaacaatgtattaattattaattaattcgttATGTCTCGAACGTAAATCTACGCGAGATATAATGTGTTCTCTATTGTGTTTCATACACcaacagacaagaggttaatgtATCTTATCGTAATTcatagagacgagtggaaggagggacGGGAGGCCCTgtagtgggacgaccatggctgaaaataaaaataaataaacctgaGCAAAGTTGAGGAAGAACAGCTGCGTGTGCGTGTGGTTGAGGCCGGGCAGTGTCTCGCCCTTGACTCCGTGCCGCTGCACCCAGTGGAGGTATGCACGGAACGCTTGCTTCACGCCACCGTTGTCTGCTATATTTTCACCCTGGTGGCAATATAGTGTACGACATTAATATTGGTTATATTATCTCAtgattgcattttattttatcttaaacattaaaataaaaactatgggcataattcaattaacaaaaaaatcttatcagtacccttagtacgagtttgctttacgttgaataaaaacgaaacgagacggTATTCaatgctctgattggctggcatCAATgatccaaccaatcagagtaccgaacgcgctttcgtttcgatctcgttaaacgtaaaaccaactcgtaGCCCTCAGtagaataaaaatgatttttgacAGTTTTCAGTATGGACGAATTATCAAACATTGAATATTATTCTTGCGATAAAATTTATCTGGTCTTGGAAAATCATCCCTTAacttaaacgccatgggggcaaAAATTGCTAgagctagcggaggatttacctttaacagatttttgttggctgTCAAAGTCTTAAAGAAGGACTTTTGGTTACCTGTGTGTTAACTCCATCGAGCTTCATATTAACTTCAGGCACTACATAGCGCCCGTACTGGTCTATGAGGCACTGCGCACGACGGTGGAAGGCCTCGATGGCCGAGTCTGACCACCAGCGGTGGAGGTTACCGTCACAGTCGAACAGGCGACCCTTGTCGTCGAACCCGTGAGTTATCTCGTGGCCTGCAgcattcattaattaaatgcattatttttattgatattaaatgaaatatggAATTTATAGGTAAAGTATCGTATATTTAATTTGGACTAGaactaaaaaatgttatatttggACGGATGGAAGTTTAATGGAAGTTTAGAAGAACTTTAATTTAGGATAATTCACACTATCCGTGACATGAATACTAACTCTACATTTCATTAATATATACTGAATCTGTTGGTGTGATGTTATTCCGATTCCTGACAATTATTTGAATCCTAGACATTTAAGTAAACATCTTATcagtagaataaaattaatatttgatgtttaaataaatgtccaggtataagtaagtacctataacaACACCAATCCCGCCATAGTTCAGTGACCTCGGGAAATGTCGATGGTAAAACGGTGGTTGCAGGATTCCCGCCGGGAACATGATTTGGTTCTTGTTTCGGCTGTAATAGGCGTTGACGACAGCTGGGGCAGTGTTCCATAGCGTTTTGTTCACTGGTTGGCCAATACTGGAAAATTACGGTTgcctagataatattattatggaatGGTATATAtcaagttaaaattaaactgtAAGAACTtctgaaaattataatactaatGCCGCATATGgaaaatatttggaaaatagTCTAGTTGGTAGAGATATTCTAGTGTTAGTAATAAAGTTATCTTATTACAATGAATACTAGTACATGTTGCTTCACAGAACTAGTAAGTGTTGAACGTAGCGCAAGCAAGAAATTTGATATCGATTGCAATCTGTAGGGATTTAGTTCCCAGCCAGTCATTGACTTTATCATCGGTTCATTGGTAGCAACTCACTACATGTCATGATTTGCAATTGCTTAATACTCAGATTTATTCGTTAGATATGGATGGGTTGGTGGAAAACTTTTATACTAAGTAAGTATTCAAAGGCCAAAGTGAACAAAATGTCATAATTCCGATCCCAAACAtcttcataattaaaaatgatatacaCAATCAAACAAAAAGTCCAACACAACACTTACCGAGCTTGTTCCATTTTCGTCAAATGCTggagaatatttaaaatattttcgaaatatttgTCCGGGTGTATTTTGACCTCCTTGTACCTATCATCCAATTCCTTCTTGTTCAGTATAAAGTCTGGGTACCCTATTCTGAGCATCATAGCATCTACTTTATGTGCAGCCAATTTCTTCGTCTTATCGTCAATCCAATCTGTCATATGGAGCAGTTCTCGGAAAGACTGCTGTATCTCTCTTGTCATGTACAAAGTATCGTTCTTGCTCATTTCGTCGAAGTATTTACGAACAAACATGGAGCCTAGTGCCATTCCCATGTTGGAATTGACCTGTGATACACAGTTCTTCCATCTTGGTGGTGCTTGTTCACGTCCGAATAATATGAAGTAGAATCTGAGAATATGTAGATAGATTTAGCTACGAATATATTTAGGTGacaataagaaaataacaaaagattCCTATTGTGCATCACATTCATGAAAGCATATTAAAAggtgtaatattaataattaacaaaaatgaacatgctattagtaaaaaataattcaattaatgaACTCACTGTTGCTTGGCAGACTGAAATCTGTCGTCGAGGTTGTTGACCCTGTGTCTCACGAACCTCCAGAGCAGGTAATTTGCCAACGTGCTGGGTTCAGTCTCTTTTATCAATTTAACTAAATGCTGACAATGAAAACATACGTTACAGTGGGTTAAGATTGCACAAATATTGTGTCGGTAAGATGGATGAGTATAGCTCGCCAAAAATTGTACATTTTGATCAAAATTGACATTCTACATTGACTGCACGTTCTTATAGTCAAGTAACACAATAGCACATTTAAGACATCCAAGGAACAGGCTTCTTAA from Spodoptera frugiperda isolate SF20-4 chromosome 26, AGI-APGP_CSIRO_Sfru_2.0, whole genome shotgun sequence includes the following:
- the LOC118264717 gene encoding prostaglandin reductase 1, which codes for MVRARKYVVVNEFKGWPKREDFQIEEHELPPLKDGEILVKSQWLSVDPYMRVYSSKQKYDQFGYNVGVVVETKAADYPVGTKVVSHKGWCDYCILDTNKVYAEPHRTGKIYKLPVMKGLPDSLAVGAVGMPGVTAYFGFLEHCKPKPGETVVVTGAAGAVGSLVGQIAKIKGCKVIGFAGSDEKVKWLESIGFDKAINYKTADTAAALRAAAPQGVDCYYDNVGGELSSTILYQMNQHGRVVVVGSISSYNEDQTNLPKAAILQPAILYRRLTVSGYIVWDSRDRFPEAFDQIIKWIQSGKIVAKEHVTEGFDNLYDALVGVLKGDNIGKAVVKI